One Ostrinia nubilalis chromosome 6, ilOstNubi1.1, whole genome shotgun sequence genomic region harbors:
- the LOC135072678 gene encoding kin of IRRE-like protein 3, with amino-acid sequence MAGRGVCLFTVHFLSCIIVCRQESGSTRSRDQSTVSESSRRFRAEFLEDVPQTAGSPYFDPSTPENVTGLVGHPVTLLCKVKNLQNRTVSWVRHRDIHLLTVGRYTYTSDQRFEAQHKPRSEEWALRIRSPQRRDSGQYECQISTTLPIGHAVFLNIVEPETEILGGPDLFIYAGSTINLTCIVRHTPEPPNTINWTHRGKTINFDSTRGGISLVTEKDIHSSSRLLVQAARTSDAGAYQCAPDNAQMATARVHVLTGETPAAMQGSAQWASSLSLPALFVVASAVI; translated from the exons TCTGCCGACAAGAAAGCGGGAGCACCCGGTCGAGGGACCAAAGCACAGTGTCAGAGTCTTCCAGAAGATTCCGGGCTGAGTTTCTAGAAGATGTGCCACAGACAGCTGGATCTCCGTACTTCGATCCAAGCACGCCGGAGAACGTGACAGGACTGGTCGGCCACCCAGTCACGCTGCTTTGTAAAGTGAAGAATTTACAGAATAGAACT GTATCATGGGTCCGGCACCGGGACATTCACCTGCTGACGGTGGGGCGCTACACGTACACGTCGGACCAGCGCTTCGAGGCGCAGCACAAGCCGCGCTCCGAGGAGTGGGCGCTGCGCATCCGCAGCCCGCAGCGGCGCGACTCCGGCCAGTACGAGTGCCAGATCTCCACCACGCTGCCCATCGGCCACGCCGTGTTCCTCAACATAGTAG AGCCAGAGACGGAGATCCTCGGAGGTCCAGACCTGTTCATCTACGCCGGCTCCACCATAAACTTGACCTGCATAGTGCGGCACACGCCGGAGCCACCTAACACTATCAATTGGACGCATAGAGGCAAG ACTATAAACTTCGACTCGACGCGCGGTGGTATATCGCTAGTAACAGAGAAGGATATACACAGTAGCAGTAGGCTACTGGTGCAGGCAGCGCGGACGTCTGACGCGGGCGCATACCAGTGTGCGCCAGACAACGCACAGATGGCCACAGCACGAGTTCATGTACTTACTG GAGAGACCCCAGCAGCGATGCAAGGCAGCGCACAGTGGGCCAGCAGTCTCAGTTTACCCGCACTTTTTGTCGTCGCCAGTGCGGTCATATAA